In Stenotrophomonas sp. 169, one DNA window encodes the following:
- a CDS encoding AraC family transcriptional regulator — translation MRQLALADRGQSLSLDKSLDDATPICLSVARLGSLQTAGSCFTVWIQVRGSAWVEAKEGRFRLRRGEWIAFEKESRPLVQAGRDGLCVGLALNTDALRMLMELADCGLYAGRGQMNRSELRVALRLWRDALDSGLPAQALRPMLLHLASLQRTMAGTVQRCPGRSRSRKRQVFGRMQRARLYLEGNSHRVVRIGELAELTNFSSWYLSKTFQSLYEESPQSLSARLRLERAADLLRDTDMMIGEVAAASGFDNCCSFARAFRARFGTSASHFRVNADKLSPQSAKSLAASRKPRTATQS, via the coding sequence ATGCGTCAGCTCGCCCTCGCCGATCGCGGCCAGTCCCTCTCCCTCGACAAGTCGCTCGACGACGCCACGCCGATCTGCCTGAGCGTCGCCCGATTGGGCAGCCTGCAGACGGCCGGCAGCTGCTTCACGGTCTGGATCCAGGTGCGGGGCAGTGCATGGGTGGAGGCCAAGGAAGGGCGTTTCCGCCTGCGGCGCGGCGAGTGGATCGCCTTCGAGAAGGAATCGCGGCCGTTGGTCCAGGCCGGACGCGATGGCCTGTGCGTCGGCCTTGCGCTCAATACCGATGCCCTGCGCATGCTGATGGAACTGGCCGATTGCGGGCTGTATGCCGGACGTGGGCAGATGAACCGCTCGGAGCTGCGGGTCGCCTTGCGCTTGTGGCGCGACGCACTGGACAGCGGCCTGCCAGCGCAGGCCCTGCGCCCGATGCTGCTGCATCTGGCTTCACTGCAGCGCACGATGGCCGGTACCGTACAGCGCTGCCCTGGCCGTTCGCGCAGTCGCAAACGCCAGGTATTCGGCCGCATGCAGCGCGCGCGCCTGTACCTGGAAGGCAACAGCCACCGCGTGGTGCGGATCGGTGAACTGGCCGAGCTGACCAACTTCTCCAGCTGGTACCTCTCCAAGACCTTCCAGAGTCTGTACGAAGAAAGCCCGCAGTCGCTTTCCGCACGCCTGCGGCTGGAACGCGCGGCTGACCTGCTGCGTGATACCGACATGATGATCGGCGAAGTGGCTGCAGCCAGCGGTTTTGACAACTGTTGCAGCTTTGCGCGGGCCTTTCGTGCCCGTTTTGGTACGTCAGCGTCCCACTTCCGTGTGAACGCAGACAAGCTGTCGCCACAGTCGGCAAAGTCTCTCGCTGCCTCACGCAAACCAAGGACCGCAACACAATCGTAA